In the genome of Vogesella indigofera, one region contains:
- a CDS encoding putative bifunctional diguanylate cyclase/phosphodiesterase: protein MAVLLGLLPTLLPILGLFGLYVAVLAVIPGARLRWRNAALALIFTGAMLYTLAYPFAVAPGVSLDARGAILAVAILFGGPWVGGITALAGCLYRLQLGGAGAVAGVFGLMLNLLGTLWLLRYQSRPLLAAQPFPASMPQVAHPLRLGLLVGCWAGLAEALSLLLIPPWQQGWRLFVDSGLTLTGVQLLGFFVMGSLLWTYHQRQLLELALRRAELDLLLERQERDERFEVIFEQAAVGIALVAPDGSLLKVNGKLCDILGLDRAELVARTFQAVTYPEDLDADLARVAQLLAGEIDTYQLEKRYLRGDGALVWANLTVSLVRHGNGRPHYFISFIEDISERKAYQQQISTLAFQDVLTELPNRRLFLDRLRYALVRSERSGLYGAILLLDLDHFKTLNDTQGHDVGDSFLQCIALRLRECVRAEDTVARLGGDEFVVILEGLGKDEARAASRAEQLAEQIRLAVGLPFSFERKDSPRVFQTTASIGISLFHGDHAALDDLLKHADLALYDAKAAGRNTLCFYNIEMQYALEIRAVIQNALYHAQELNELLIYAQPQVDRGGRLVGAELLLRWHHPKVGWISPSQFIPLAEETGTILSIGQWVLRSACQTLARWARQPQHAALTLSINVSIRQFRHAGFVDEVRAILAETGAPPARLKLEFTESIVIDNVDDTVRKMNQLRQMGIRFSMDDFGTGYSSLSYLKKLPLDQIKIDQSFIRDMTSDADDAAIVTAILSISRSLSLQVVAEGVETEAQQQFLYDHGCELYQGFLYGRPMPLAELEHFHQHVR, encoded by the coding sequence ATGGCAGTACTGCTTGGACTGTTGCCAACACTGTTACCCATCCTCGGCCTGTTCGGGCTGTATGTGGCGGTGCTGGCGGTCATCCCCGGCGCGCGGCTGCGCTGGCGCAATGCGGCGCTGGCGCTGATCTTTACCGGCGCCATGCTCTATACCCTGGCCTATCCGTTTGCGGTGGCGCCGGGGGTGAGCCTCGACGCGCGCGGCGCTATCCTCGCGGTTGCCATCCTGTTTGGCGGGCCGTGGGTGGGCGGCATCACCGCACTGGCCGGCTGCTTGTACCGGCTGCAGCTGGGCGGTGCCGGTGCCGTGGCCGGCGTGTTCGGGCTGATGCTGAACCTGCTGGGCACCCTGTGGCTGTTGCGCTACCAGAGCCGCCCCTTGCTGGCGGCGCAGCCGTTTCCGGCGTCGATGCCGCAGGTTGCACACCCGCTGCGCCTCGGCCTGCTGGTCGGTTGCTGGGCCGGGCTGGCCGAGGCGCTGTCGCTGCTGCTGATCCCGCCGTGGCAGCAAGGCTGGCGGCTGTTTGTGGATTCCGGCCTGACACTGACCGGCGTGCAGCTGCTCGGCTTTTTCGTGATGGGCAGCTTGCTGTGGACCTATCACCAGCGCCAGCTACTGGAGCTGGCGTTGCGCCGCGCCGAACTGGACCTGCTGCTGGAGCGGCAGGAACGCGACGAACGTTTCGAGGTCATCTTCGAGCAGGCCGCGGTCGGCATCGCGCTGGTGGCGCCCGACGGCAGCCTGCTCAAGGTCAACGGCAAGCTGTGCGACATCCTCGGCCTCGATCGCGCCGAGCTGGTGGCGCGCACCTTCCAGGCGGTGACCTACCCCGAGGATCTGGATGCCGACCTGGCGCGGGTGGCGCAGCTGCTGGCTGGCGAGATCGACACCTACCAGCTGGAAAAACGCTACCTGCGCGGCGATGGTGCCTTGGTGTGGGCCAACCTGACGGTGTCGCTGGTGCGGCACGGCAATGGCCGGCCGCACTACTTCATCAGCTTTATCGAGGACATCAGCGAGCGCAAGGCCTACCAGCAGCAGATCAGCACGCTGGCGTTCCAGGACGTGCTCACCGAGCTGCCCAACCGGCGCCTGTTCCTCGACCGCCTGCGCTACGCGCTGGTGCGCAGCGAGCGCAGCGGTCTGTACGGCGCGATCCTGCTGCTCGACCTCGACCACTTCAAGACCCTCAACGACACCCAGGGCCACGATGTCGGCGACAGCTTCCTGCAGTGCATCGCGCTGCGCCTGCGCGAGTGCGTGCGCGCCGAGGACACCGTGGCGCGGCTCGGCGGCGACGAGTTCGTGGTGATCCTGGAAGGGCTGGGCAAGGACGAGGCCAGGGCGGCCAGCCGCGCCGAGCAGCTGGCGGAGCAGATCCGGCTGGCGGTGGGGCTGCCGTTTTCCTTCGAGCGCAAGGACAGCCCGCGCGTGTTCCAGACCACGGCCAGTATCGGCATCAGCCTGTTCCATGGCGACCACGCCGCGCTGGACGACCTGCTCAAGCATGCCGACCTCGCGCTGTACGACGCCAAGGCCGCCGGCCGTAACACGCTGTGCTTCTACAATATCGAGATGCAGTACGCGCTGGAGATCCGCGCCGTGATCCAGAACGCGCTGTACCACGCGCAGGAGCTGAACGAGCTGCTGATCTACGCCCAGCCGCAGGTCGACCGCGGCGGCCGCCTGGTCGGTGCCGAGCTGCTGCTGCGCTGGCACCACCCCAAGGTCGGCTGGATCTCGCCGAGCCAGTTCATCCCGCTGGCGGAGGAGACCGGTACCATACTGTCGATCGGACAGTGGGTACTGCGCAGCGCCTGCCAGACGCTGGCGCGCTGGGCCCGACAGCCGCAGCACGCGGCGCTGACGCTGTCGATCAATGTCAGCATCCGCCAGTTCCGCCACGCCGGCTTCGTCGACGAGGTGCGTGCCATTCTCGCGGAAACCGGCGCACCGCCGGCCCGGCTGAAGCTGGAGTTCACCGAGAGCATCGTCATCGACAACGTCGACGACACCGTCCGCAAGATGAACCAGCTGCGCCAGATGGGCATCCGCTTCTCGATGGATGACTTCGGCACCGGCTATTCCTCGTTGTCCTACCTGAAAAAGCTGCCGCTGGACCAGATCAAGATCGACCAGAGCTTCATCCGCGACATGACCAGCGACGCCGACGACGCCGCCATCGTCACCGCCATCCTGTCGATCAGCCGCAGCCTGTCGCTGCAGGTGGTGGCGGAAGGAGTGGAAACCGAGGCGCAGCAGCAGTTCCTCTACGATCACGGCTGCGAGCTGTATCAGGGCTTCCTGTATGGCCGGCCGATGCCGCTGGCGGAGCTGGAGCACTTCCACCAGCACGTGCGCTGA
- a CDS encoding nitronate monooxygenase, producing MKCVDDFRLKLGDKELVPIITGGMGVDISTAALALEAARLGGIGHISDAMVPTVTDRRFNTKYVKDKLKQYKFNVENSDKSVVQFNLGLLEEATRLHVGHTMDAKRGDGMVFINCMEKLTMNAPKDTLRVRMRAAMDAGIDGITLAAGLHLGSFALIEDHPRFRDVKLGIIVSSLRALQLFLKKSARTNRLPDYIVIEGPLAGGHLGFGLDWAQYDLATIVAEIRDWLVEQKLDIPLVPAGGIFTGTDATNFLEMGAAAVQVATRFTVTRECGLPEKVQQEYFKASEDEIEVNQISPTGYPMRMLRSSPAIGDIIRPNCEAYGYLLDASGNCQYIDAYNREHAAHPGERRVRIWDKTCLCTHMRNFDCWTCGHYTYRLKDTTHRNADGSYQILSAEHVFHDYQFSKDNRISLPEASTAV from the coding sequence ATGAAGTGCGTAGATGACTTTCGCCTGAAACTGGGCGACAAAGAGCTGGTCCCCATCATCACCGGTGGCATGGGCGTGGACATTTCCACCGCCGCGCTGGCGCTGGAAGCTGCCCGCCTTGGCGGCATCGGCCACATCTCGGACGCCATGGTGCCGACCGTTACCGACCGCCGCTTCAACACCAAGTACGTCAAGGACAAGCTGAAGCAGTACAAATTCAACGTCGAGAACAGCGACAAGTCGGTGGTGCAGTTCAACCTCGGCCTGCTGGAAGAGGCGACCAGGCTGCACGTTGGCCACACCATGGACGCCAAGCGCGGCGACGGCATGGTGTTCATCAACTGCATGGAAAAGCTGACCATGAACGCACCGAAGGACACCCTGCGTGTCCGCATGCGTGCCGCCATGGACGCCGGCATCGACGGCATCACCCTCGCCGCCGGCCTGCATCTGGGCAGCTTTGCCCTGATCGAGGACCACCCGCGCTTCCGCGACGTGAAACTGGGCATCATCGTGTCGTCGCTGCGCGCGCTGCAGCTGTTCCTGAAGAAGAGCGCCCGCACCAACCGCCTGCCCGACTACATCGTGATCGAAGGCCCGCTGGCCGGCGGCCACCTCGGCTTCGGCCTCGACTGGGCGCAGTACGACCTGGCCACCATCGTCGCCGAGATCCGCGACTGGCTGGTCGAGCAGAAGCTGGACATCCCGCTGGTTCCCGCCGGCGGCATCTTCACCGGCACCGACGCCACCAACTTCCTGGAAATGGGCGCCGCCGCCGTGCAAGTCGCCACCCGCTTCACCGTCACCCGCGAATGCGGCCTGCCGGAGAAGGTGCAGCAGGAATACTTCAAGGCCAGCGAGGACGAGATCGAGGTCAACCAGATCTCGCCGACCGGCTACCCGATGCGCATGCTGAGAAGCAGCCCGGCGATCGGCGACATCATCCGCCCCAACTGCGAGGCCTACGGCTACCTGCTCGATGCCTCCGGCAATTGCCAGTACATCGACGCCTATAACCGCGAACACGCCGCCCATCCGGGCGAGCGCCGCGTACGCATCTGGGACAAGACCTGCCTGTGCACCCACATGCGCAACTTCGACTGCTGGACCTGTGGCCACTACACCTACCGCCTGAAGGACACCACCCATCGCAACGCCGATGGCAGCTACCAGATCCTCAGCGCCGAACACGTGTTCCACGACTACCAGTTCAGCAAGGACAACCGCATCTCCCTGCCGGAAGCCAGCACCGCCGTCTGA
- a CDS encoding YidB family protein, which produces MSLFNQIGSLLDNGGDSNWLSSANTLLEQNGGVSGLVEKFQSGGLGEIVNSWVGTGSNLSITPEQIESVLGQSQLGDVAAKLGLDSSQLSQQLADHLPTLIDSLTPGGELPADNLLAQGLDLAKGLFNR; this is translated from the coding sequence ATGAGCCTGTTCAATCAAATTGGCAGTTTGCTGGATAATGGTGGCGACAGTAACTGGTTAAGCAGCGCCAATACGCTGCTGGAGCAAAACGGTGGCGTCAGCGGCCTGGTCGAGAAATTCCAGAGCGGCGGGCTGGGTGAAATCGTCAACTCCTGGGTCGGCACCGGCAGCAACCTCAGCATAACCCCGGAGCAGATCGAATCGGTACTCGGCCAGAGCCAGCTCGGCGATGTCGCCGCCAAACTGGGGCTGGACAGCAGCCAGCTGTCGCAGCAACTGGCCGACCACCTGCCCACCCTGATCGACAGCCTGACGCCGGGTGGTGAGCTGCCGGCCGACAACCTGCTGGCACAAGGACTGGACCTCGCCAAGGGACTGTTCAACCGCTGA